One Thermithiobacillus plumbiphilus genomic region harbors:
- the fusA gene encoding elongation factor G: MARTTPIERYRNIGIMAHIDAGKTTTTERILFYTGVSHKIGEVHEGAATMDWMEQEQERGITITSAATTCFWKGMDGKLPEHRINIIDTPGHVDFTIEVERSLRVLDGACAVFCAVGGVQPQSETVWRQANKYGVPRIAFVNKMDRSGADFGRVVKQIRERLRGNPVPIQLPIGAEDNFEGVIDLLKMKAIYWDDASQGVRFEEREIAADMREQAESARQFMVEAAAESNEELMMRYLEGEELSDEEIKSALREGTIAGALVPVLCGSAFKNKGVQAMLDAVVDYLPAPADVSAVKGTQPDTGEEESRLPVDEEPFSALAFKIATDPFVGQLTFFRVYSGVLEAGTQVLIPSKGQKERIGRLLQMHANERKEIKEVRAGDIAAAVGLKGVVTGETLCDLGKPISLESMEFPEPVIHVAVEPKTKSDQEKMGLALGKLAQEDPSFRVRTDQESGQTIISGMGELHLEIIVDRMKREFGVEANVGAPQVAYRETIRKTVEQEGKFVRQSGGRGQYGHVWLRLSPREPGEGFVFENAVVGGTVPKEFIAPTQKGVEEALNNGIIAGFPVVDVKVTIFDGSYHEVDSSEAAFKIAGSMAFKDGAKKANPVLLEPVFSVEVVTPEDYMGDIIGDLNSRRGMILGMDDEAGAKVIRAEVPLAEMFGYATTVRSLSQGRATYTMEFKKYLEVPAHVAETIVQKSQR; this comes from the coding sequence GTGGCACGTACAACTCCTATCGAGCGTTACCGGAATATCGGGATCATGGCTCACATCGACGCCGGTAAAACGACGACGACCGAGCGCATTCTTTTTTACACGGGTGTCTCGCACAAGATCGGCGAGGTTCATGAGGGCGCGGCCACCATGGACTGGATGGAACAGGAGCAGGAACGTGGCATCACCATCACGTCTGCGGCTACCACCTGCTTCTGGAAGGGCATGGATGGCAAGTTGCCCGAGCACCGGATCAATATCATTGACACGCCGGGTCACGTGGATTTCACCATCGAGGTGGAGCGATCGCTGCGCGTGCTAGACGGTGCCTGCGCGGTGTTCTGCGCGGTTGGCGGCGTGCAGCCCCAGTCGGAAACGGTCTGGCGCCAGGCGAACAAATATGGCGTGCCACGCATCGCCTTCGTCAACAAGATGGATCGTTCCGGTGCCGATTTCGGTCGCGTGGTCAAGCAGATCCGGGAGCGCCTGCGCGGCAATCCGGTGCCAATCCAGCTCCCGATCGGCGCTGAGGACAACTTCGAAGGTGTGATCGACCTGCTCAAGATGAAGGCGATCTACTGGGATGATGCCAGTCAGGGCGTGCGTTTCGAGGAGCGCGAAATCGCGGCTGACATGCGGGAGCAGGCTGAAAGTGCCCGCCAGTTCATGGTCGAAGCTGCCGCTGAGAGCAACGAAGAACTCATGATGCGCTACCTCGAAGGCGAGGAGCTGAGCGACGAGGAAATCAAGAGTGCGCTGCGCGAGGGAACGATAGCGGGTGCGCTGGTGCCGGTACTTTGCGGTTCCGCCTTCAAGAACAAGGGCGTGCAGGCCATGCTCGACGCGGTTGTCGATTATCTGCCTGCGCCGGCGGACGTGTCGGCAGTGAAGGGCACGCAGCCGGATACTGGCGAGGAAGAATCGAGGCTACCTGTTGATGAGGAGCCCTTCTCCGCGCTGGCTTTCAAGATCGCCACCGACCCGTTCGTGGGCCAGCTGACCTTCTTTCGCGTCTACTCCGGTGTGCTTGAGGCTGGCACCCAGGTGTTGATCCCGAGCAAGGGCCAGAAGGAGCGCATTGGCCGTCTGCTGCAGATGCACGCCAATGAGCGCAAGGAAATCAAGGAAGTTCGCGCCGGTGACATCGCTGCAGCCGTGGGGCTCAAGGGTGTCGTGACAGGTGAGACGCTCTGTGATCTCGGCAAGCCGATTTCGCTGGAAAGCATGGAATTCCCGGAGCCGGTGATTCACGTTGCGGTGGAGCCGAAAACCAAGAGCGACCAGGAAAAGATGGGGCTCGCGCTGGGCAAGCTGGCCCAGGAAGATCCTTCATTCCGGGTGCGGACCGATCAGGAGTCCGGGCAGACCATCATCTCCGGCATGGGCGAGTTGCATCTCGAAATCATTGTCGATCGCATGAAGCGCGAATTCGGCGTTGAAGCCAATGTGGGTGCGCCACAGGTCGCATACCGTGAAACGATCCGCAAAACCGTCGAGCAGGAAGGCAAGTTCGTGCGCCAGTCCGGTGGTCGTGGGCAATATGGCCATGTCTGGTTGAGATTGTCGCCACGGGAACCGGGCGAAGGTTTCGTGTTCGAAAATGCGGTGGTTGGCGGTACCGTGCCGAAGGAATTCATCGCGCCGACGCAGAAAGGTGTTGAAGAAGCGCTCAATAATGGTATTATAGCGGGCTTTCCCGTGGTCGACGTAAAGGTAACCATCTTTGATGGTTCCTACCATGAAGTCGATTCATCGGAAGCCGCCTTTAAGATCGCAGGCTCCATGGCGTTCAAGGATGGTGCCAAAAAGGCAAATCCGGTACTCCTGGAACCTGTATTCTCCGTCGAGGTCGTAACGCCTGAAGACTACATGGGCGACATCATCGGCGATTTGAATTCCCGTCGTGGCATGATTCTGGGCATGGATGATGAGGCTGGCGCCAAGGTCATCCGGGCTGAAGTTCCCTTGGCGGAAATGTTTGGGTATGCCACCACGGTACGCTCCTTGTCACAAGGCCGGGCAACCTACACGATGGAATTCAAGAAATATCTCGAGGTCCCGGCGCATGTCGCCGAGACAATTGTACAGAAGAGCCAACGTTAA
- the rpsG gene encoding 30S ribosomal protein S7, producing the protein MPRRREVPKRQILPDPKYKDEMLAKFANNLMRDGKKSVAEKIVYGALDRVAARGKEDPIALFRQALDNIRPMVEVKSRRVGGATYQVPVEVRSQRRTALAMRWLVDSARKRSEKSMGERLAAELIEASENRGNAVRKREETHRMAEANKAFSHYRW; encoded by the coding sequence ATGCCGAGACGTCGTGAAGTCCCCAAGCGCCAGATTCTTCCTGATCCGAAGTACAAGGACGAAATGCTGGCCAAATTTGCCAATAACCTGATGAGGGATGGCAAGAAGAGCGTAGCCGAAAAAATCGTCTATGGTGCCCTGGATCGTGTCGCCGCGCGCGGCAAGGAAGACCCCATTGCCCTCTTTCGCCAGGCCCTGGACAACATCCGTCCCATGGTGGAAGTGAAAAGCCGTCGTGTCGGTGGTGCAACCTATCAGGTGCCCGTCGAAGTGCGCTCACAGCGCCGCACGGCCTTGGCGATGCGCTGGCTCGTGGACTCCGCACGCAAGCGTTCGGAAAAGTCCATGGGTGAACGTTTGGCGGCCGAATTGATCGAAGCGTCTGAAAACCGCGGCAATGCGGTCAGAAAGCGCGAAGAAACTCACAGGATGGCAGAGGCCAACAAGGCCTTCTCCCATTACCGCTGGTAA
- the rpsL gene encoding 30S ribosomal protein S12, translating to MPTINQLVRNPRTKVKEKSKVPALEANPQKRGVCTRVYTTTPKKPNSALRKVARVRLTNGFEVSSYIPGEGHNLQEHSVVLIRGGRVKDLPGVRYHIVRGSLDTAGVKNRKQARSKYGAKRPK from the coding sequence ATGCCAACAATCAATCAGCTGGTTCGTAACCCGCGTACCAAGGTCAAGGAAAAGAGCAAGGTTCCGGCGCTGGAAGCAAACCCGCAAAAGCGCGGTGTGTGTACCCGCGTTTACACGACGACCCCTAAAAAACCCAATTCAGCGTTGCGTAAGGTTGCACGTGTGCGCCTGACCAATGGCTTTGAGGTCAGCAGCTATATTCCGGGCGAAGGTCACAACCTTCAGGAGCACTCGGTAGTCCTGATCCGCGGTGGACGCGTCAAGGATCTGCCAGGCGTCCGGTATCACATCGTGCGCGGCAGCCTGGATACGGCTGGCGTGAAGAATCGCAAGCAGGCGCGCTCGAAATATGGCGCCAAGCGGCCGAAGTAA
- the rpoC gene encoding DNA-directed RNA polymerase subunit beta' → MKDLLNLFKQPGAQEEFDAIRIGLASPDKIRSWSYGEVKKPETINYRTFKPERDGLFCAKIFGPVKDYECLCGKYKRLKHRGVICEKCGVEVTLSKVRRDRMGHIELASPVAHIWFLKSLPSRMGMILDMPLRDIERVLYFEAYVVIEPGMTALEARQILTEDQYLDALEEYGDEFVAKMGAEAVRDLLRAIHVEKEAASIREELGNTGSDTKIKKFGKRLKILEAFGESGNRPEWMVLEVLPVLPPDLRPLVPLDGGRFATSDLNDLYRRVINRNNRLKRLLELKAPDIIVRNEKRMLQESVDALLDNGRRGRAISGANKRPLKSLADMIKGKQGRFRQNLLGKRVDYSGRSVIVVGPQLRLHQCGLPKKMALELFKPFIFNKLELRGLATTIKAAKKMVEQERPEVWDILEEVIREHPVLLNRAPTLHRLGIQAFEPVLIEGKAIQLHPLVCAAYNADFDGDQMAVHVPLSLEAQLEARTLMMSTNNVLSPANGEPIIVPSQDIVLGLYYMTRDRVNARGEGRLFSDVRDLRLAYDIGQLELHARIQVRIRGKREQTTVGRALLADILPEGLPFSILNRTLKKKGIGELINACYRGVGLKETVVFADQLMYTGFSYATRAGISFGADDMVTPKEKVDILARAEEEVKAIEGQYASGLVTQGERYNKVVDIWSRTTDQVAKAMMDKLSTEIVVDATGKQVEQESFNSIYMMADSGARGSAQQIRQLSGMRGLMAKPDGSIIETPITANFREGLNVLQYFISTHGARKGLADTALKTANSGYLTRRLVDVTQDLVVVEHDCGATNGLLMNPLVEGGEVIEPLRERVLGRVTLEEILHPNTGEGVVPANTMLDESKVKLLDELGVDQLRVRSPLTCRSKHGVCALCYGRDLGRGHLVNAGEAVGVIAAQSIGEPGTQLTMRTFHIGGAASRAAAQSTIEVKQGGATRFQNLRFVKHPSGRNIVVGRNGELSISDEQGREKERYKIPYGANILVNEGDTVTAGQTIATWDPYTHPIISEVEGTIAFQSFVDGVTVNAHVDEITGLSTLVVSDPKQRGQQGRDLRPVIILQDDQGNELHMPGTEIPARYFLPPGAIVTVKENDVIAAGDVVARIPQETSKTRDITGGLPRVAELFEARRPKDFAIIAEHEGIISFGKDTKGKQRLIITDEHGEQHEYLIPKGRHVTVFEGEHVNRGEQLVEGQPVPHDILRVLGVESLARYIVDEVQDVYRLQGVKINDKHIEVIVRQMLRKVEVLDGGETILLKGEQLDRTRAEEENERVIAEGKQPAVLEPVLLGITKASLSTESFISAASFQETTRVLTEAAVSGRMDALRGLKENVIVGRLIPAGTGLAYHEHRRKQRVKPLPGELGSSAQETSQEGQSEMIGSIAAEK, encoded by the coding sequence TTGAAAGACTTACTGAATCTGTTCAAGCAGCCCGGTGCACAGGAAGAGTTCGATGCAATCCGCATCGGGCTCGCATCCCCGGACAAGATCCGCTCATGGTCCTATGGTGAGGTCAAGAAACCCGAAACCATCAACTACCGAACCTTCAAGCCGGAGCGGGACGGCCTGTTCTGCGCCAAGATCTTTGGCCCTGTAAAAGATTACGAATGTCTGTGCGGTAAATACAAGCGTCTCAAGCACCGGGGCGTCATCTGCGAGAAGTGCGGCGTCGAAGTCACGCTCTCCAAGGTCAGGCGTGACCGGATGGGCCATATCGAGCTGGCCAGCCCGGTGGCGCACATCTGGTTCCTGAAGTCCCTGCCCAGTCGCATGGGCATGATTCTGGACATGCCGCTGCGTGACATCGAGCGCGTGCTCTACTTCGAGGCCTATGTCGTCATCGAGCCAGGCATGACGGCGCTGGAGGCCCGGCAGATCCTGACCGAGGATCAGTACCTCGACGCCCTGGAAGAGTACGGTGACGAGTTCGTCGCCAAGATGGGTGCCGAGGCGGTCCGCGACCTGCTGCGTGCGATCCATGTCGAGAAGGAGGCCGCGAGCATCCGTGAGGAGCTGGGGAATACCGGCTCTGACACCAAGATCAAGAAATTCGGCAAGCGTTTGAAGATCCTGGAAGCCTTTGGCGAGTCCGGCAATCGTCCCGAGTGGATGGTGCTCGAGGTCCTGCCGGTGTTGCCGCCGGACCTGCGTCCCCTGGTGCCGCTGGATGGTGGTCGCTTTGCCACCTCGGACCTGAACGACCTCTACCGGCGCGTGATCAACCGCAACAATCGCCTCAAGCGGCTGCTGGAGCTGAAGGCGCCGGACATCATCGTGCGCAATGAAAAGCGCATGCTGCAGGAATCCGTGGACGCCCTGCTGGACAATGGCCGTCGCGGACGTGCCATCTCCGGGGCCAACAAGCGGCCGCTGAAATCCCTTGCCGACATGATCAAGGGCAAGCAGGGCCGTTTCCGTCAGAACCTGCTCGGCAAGCGCGTGGACTACTCCGGCCGTTCCGTGATCGTGGTCGGTCCGCAGTTGCGTCTGCATCAGTGCGGCCTGCCCAAGAAGATGGCACTGGAACTGTTCAAGCCCTTCATCTTCAACAAGCTCGAACTGCGTGGCCTGGCCACGACCATCAAGGCTGCCAAGAAGATGGTCGAGCAGGAACGTCCGGAGGTCTGGGACATCCTTGAAGAGGTCATCCGTGAGCATCCGGTGCTGCTCAACCGTGCGCCGACCCTGCATCGACTGGGTATCCAGGCCTTCGAGCCGGTCCTGATCGAGGGCAAGGCCATCCAGCTGCATCCGCTGGTCTGCGCTGCCTACAACGCCGACTTCGACGGCGACCAGATGGCCGTGCACGTGCCCCTCTCGCTGGAAGCCCAGCTCGAAGCGCGCACGCTGATGATGTCGACCAACAACGTGCTGTCACCAGCCAATGGCGAGCCGATCATCGTCCCGTCGCAGGACATCGTGCTGGGTCTCTATTACATGACCCGCGATCGCGTCAACGCGCGGGGCGAAGGGCGGCTCTTCAGCGATGTGCGTGACCTGCGCCTGGCCTATGATATCGGCCAACTGGAACTGCATGCCCGCATTCAGGTGCGCATCCGAGGCAAGCGCGAGCAGACCACGGTCGGAAGGGCGCTACTGGCGGACATCCTGCCGGAAGGCCTGCCCTTCAGCATTCTCAACCGTACCCTGAAGAAGAAGGGCATCGGTGAGCTGATCAATGCCTGCTATCGCGGCGTTGGCCTGAAGGAAACCGTCGTCTTCGCCGACCAGCTGATGTATACCGGTTTCAGCTATGCCACGAGGGCCGGAATCTCCTTTGGCGCGGATGACATGGTCACGCCCAAGGAGAAGGTGGACATCCTTGCCCGTGCCGAGGAGGAGGTCAAGGCCATCGAAGGACAGTACGCCAGCGGTCTCGTGACCCAGGGCGAACGCTACAACAAGGTCGTCGATATCTGGTCCCGCACCACCGATCAGGTGGCCAAGGCCATGATGGACAAGCTCAGCACGGAAATCGTGGTGGACGCCACCGGCAAACAGGTCGAACAGGAGTCCTTCAACTCCATCTACATGATGGCGGATTCCGGTGCTCGTGGTTCAGCCCAGCAGATCCGGCAGCTCTCGGGGATGCGCGGGCTGATGGCCAAGCCGGACGGCTCCATCATCGAAACCCCGATTACCGCGAACTTCCGAGAAGGCCTGAACGTACTGCAGTACTTCATCTCGACGCATGGCGCGCGAAAGGGTCTGGCGGATACGGCCCTGAAAACCGCCAACTCTGGTTACCTGACCCGCCGTCTGGTGGACGTGACCCAGGACCTGGTGGTGGTCGAGCATGACTGCGGTGCAACCAACGGCCTGCTCATGAACCCCCTGGTGGAAGGCGGCGAAGTGATCGAACCCCTGCGCGAGCGGGTACTCGGCCGGGTGACGCTGGAGGAAATCCTGCATCCCAATACCGGGGAGGGGGTCGTGCCGGCCAACACCATGCTCGATGAAAGCAAGGTCAAGCTTCTCGACGAATTGGGCGTCGATCAGCTCCGCGTACGCTCGCCGCTCACCTGTCGTTCAAAGCATGGCGTATGCGCCCTCTGCTATGGACGTGATCTCGGGCGCGGACACCTGGTCAATGCCGGCGAAGCCGTGGGCGTGATCGCCGCGCAGAGTATCGGCGAGCCGGGTACCCAGCTGACCATGCGTACCTTCCATATCGGCGGCGCTGCAAGCCGGGCTGCGGCACAAAGCACCATCGAGGTGAAGCAGGGGGGCGCAACGCGCTTCCAGAACCTGCGATTCGTGAAACATCCCAGCGGCAGGAACATCGTGGTGGGCCGCAATGGTGAACTGAGCATCTCGGATGAGCAGGGGCGCGAGAAGGAACGCTACAAGATCCCTTATGGCGCCAACATCCTGGTCAACGAAGGGGATACCGTCACGGCAGGCCAGACGATTGCCACCTGGGATCCGTACACGCACCCCATCATCAGTGAGGTCGAGGGTACCATCGCCTTCCAGAGCTTCGTGGATGGTGTGACGGTCAATGCGCATGTGGATGAAATCACCGGCCTGTCCACACTGGTCGTCAGTGATCCCAAGCAGCGTGGTCAGCAAGGGCGTGATCTGCGCCCGGTGATCATCCTGCAGGATGACCAGGGCAATGAGCTGCATATGCCAGGTACCGAGATTCCGGCACGCTACTTCCTGCCGCCGGGGGCCATCGTGACCGTCAAGGAAAATGATGTCATTGCGGCTGGCGACGTCGTCGCGCGCATTCCGCAGGAGACTTCCAAGACCCGCGACATCACCGGTGGTCTGCCACGGGTGGCCGAACTGTTCGAGGCGCGCCGTCCCAAGGACTTTGCCATCATTGCCGAGCATGAAGGCATCATCAGCTTTGGCAAGGATACCAAGGGCAAGCAGCGGCTGATCATTACCGATGAGCATGGGGAGCAGCATGAATACCTCATCCCCAAGGGGCGCCATGTCACGGTGTTCGAAGGTGAGCACGTGAACCGCGGCGAGCAGCTGGTCGAAGGGCAGCCGGTGCCGCACGACATCCTGCGCGTGCTCGGGGTGGAATCGCTCGCCCGCTACATTGTGGATGAGGTCCAGGACGTTTACCGCCTGCAGGGTGTGAAGATCAATGACAAGCACATCGAGGTGATCGTGCGGCAGATGCTGCGCAAGGTCGAGGTCCTGGATGGCGGGGAAACGATCCTGCTGAAAGGCGAGCAGCTTGACCGCACCCGTGCGGAAGAGGAGAACGAAAGGGTTATCGCTGAAGGCAAGCAGCCAGCGGTGCTGGAGCCCGTTCTGCTCGGCATCACCAAGGCCAGCCTGTCGACGGAATCCTTCATCTCCGCGGCAAGCTTCCAGGAGACCACCCGGGTGCTGACCGAAGCCGCCGTATCCGGCAGAATGGATGCGCTGCGTGGTCTCAAGGAAAACGTCATCGTCGGTCGCCTGATACCTGCCGGAACAGGGCTCGCTTATCACGAGCATCGCCGGAAGCAGCGGGTGAAGCCCTTGCCGGGAGAGCTGGGATCCTCAGCGCAGGAAACCAGCCAGGAAGGACAATCCGAGATGATCGGTTCCATTGCGGCCGAGAAATAA